Proteins from a single region of Segatella copri:
- a CDS encoding alpha/beta hydrolase family protein has protein sequence MKRIITYSIIALLQASVAFAQTSPKPKLQKREKYEWQGEIPTYVETLKKELTYPMAWGNSPIRNFKKWKKAARAKVLECMMTPPKAAAAWDMEVLGEEQRDGYKAQKIAFNINAYSRITAYLLIPDGKGPFPTVNALHDHGAHLFIGKEKMIRPFFTPEEQDSPTKQVLCQEILDDADAWARQLYDNQYVGDYLAKHGYVVFSADAPMWGERGRKEGVDRNKYDLIAGNMMMLGRDLSAFMTYDDIASTEFLASLPMVDAKRIGCVGCSMGAYRSWMLSALSDRIKAGASICWMITTDAQLTRRFGRKENGGFANCIPGLRQYLDYPHIASLACPKPMLFINGTKDKLFPVPGVKDAFAEMHKVWKSQGADNLLDTELWEIPHSCGLKAQEKILEFLDRNLK, from the coding sequence ATGAAAAGGATTATCACATATAGTATTATTGCATTGTTGCAGGCGTCGGTGGCGTTTGCTCAGACCTCTCCGAAGCCGAAGCTTCAGAAGCGGGAGAAGTATGAATGGCAGGGAGAGATTCCTACCTATGTAGAAACGCTGAAGAAGGAACTGACCTATCCGATGGCTTGGGGAAACAGTCCTATCAGAAACTTCAAGAAGTGGAAGAAGGCGGCAAGGGCAAAGGTTCTCGAATGCATGATGACGCCTCCGAAGGCGGCTGCGGCTTGGGATATGGAAGTTTTGGGCGAGGAGCAGAGAGACGGATATAAGGCGCAGAAAATCGCCTTCAATATCAATGCCTATTCCCGAATTACGGCTTATCTCCTGATTCCGGATGGCAAGGGACCATTCCCAACAGTCAATGCGCTTCATGATCATGGTGCCCATCTCTTTATCGGAAAGGAGAAGATGATTCGTCCTTTCTTTACTCCGGAAGAACAAGATTCCCCTACGAAGCAGGTACTCTGTCAGGAGATCTTGGATGATGCGGATGCGTGGGCAAGGCAGCTTTATGATAATCAGTACGTGGGCGATTATCTGGCGAAACATGGCTACGTAGTCTTTTCGGCAGATGCTCCGATGTGGGGAGAACGAGGCCGGAAGGAGGGCGTAGATAGAAACAAATACGACCTGATAGCCGGCAACATGATGATGCTGGGTAGAGACCTCTCTGCCTTCATGACTTACGATGATATCGCCAGCACCGAGTTCCTGGCTTCGCTGCCGATGGTGGATGCGAAGCGTATCGGGTGCGTGGGGTGTTCGATGGGAGCCTATCGTTCGTGGATGCTCTCTGCTTTATCGGATAGAATCAAGGCGGGTGCTTCCATCTGCTGGATGATTACCACCGATGCTCAGCTTACCCGGAGATTCGGAAGAAAGGAGAATGGCGGTTTTGCGAATTGCATCCCGGGGTTGAGGCAATATCTCGATTATCCCCACATTGCTTCCCTCGCCTGTCCGAAGCCGATGCTCTTCATCAATGGCACAAAAGATAAGCTCTTCCCTGTGCCTGGTGTAAAAGATGCTTTCGCCGAAATGCACAAGGTTTGGAAGAGTCAGGGAGCAGATAATCTGCTGGATACGGAGCTTTGGGAAATTCCTCATTCCTGCGGATTGAAAGCGCAGGAGAAGATATTGGAGTTCTTGGATAGGAATCTGAAATAA
- a CDS encoding LOG family protein, which produces MKIAVFCSANKNIDHDFFTLTEEMGKWMAENGHDLVFGGCNSGLMDCIGKAVKANGGRTIGVVPTLVERGGRTFSDLDIEIPCDNLSDRKDLMLAQSDIFVALPGGVGTLDEIFTIAAAHTIGYHHKMVILYNMKGFWNSTIALLDDMAEKSMIRGNWQDVIEVADNLEELAKMCI; this is translated from the coding sequence ATGAAAATAGCAGTTTTTTGTTCAGCAAATAAGAATATCGACCACGACTTCTTCACGCTGACTGAAGAGATGGGAAAGTGGATGGCTGAGAACGGCCACGACCTGGTTTTCGGCGGCTGCAACTCCGGTCTGATGGATTGCATCGGCAAGGCAGTGAAGGCGAATGGCGGCAGAACCATCGGTGTGGTTCCTACGCTTGTAGAGCGAGGCGGCAGAACCTTCTCTGACCTCGACATCGAGATTCCGTGTGATAATCTCAGCGACCGCAAGGACCTGATGCTTGCCCAGAGCGACATCTTCGTAGCCCTTCCTGGCGGCGTCGGCACCCTGGATGAAATCTTCACCATCGCCGCCGCCCACACCATCGGCTACCATCACAAAATGGTGATTCTCTACAACATGAAAGGCTTCTGGAACTCCACCATCGCCCTATTGGATGACATGGCAGAGAAAAGCATGATTCGTGGCAATTGGCAAGATGTGATAGAAGTGGCGGATAACCTGGAAGAGCTGGCTAAAATGTGCATTTAA
- a CDS encoding ATP-binding protein, with protein MYFERKEYLDKLISAEGNGMIKIITGIRRCGKSFLLFNIFCKYLLERGVAEDHIIQVNLEDRRNKKLRDPDALLEYIDAQMVDKEKYYILLDEVQMVKEFEDVLNSYLHVENAEVYVTGSNARFLSKDVITEFRGRGWEIRIHPLSFSEYYEVVGGEVQQALETYYLYGGLPAVVQMESPEAKQNYLREIYETVYLKDVLDRNRLKNPEGMKELVRLLASTIGSCTNVLKISNTFKSAGGVEISGNTISKYLENLQDSFIISEALRYDVKGRKYIGVGTKYYFEDLGIRNAVLDFRQIEFTHIMENVIYNELRKQGYGVDVGVVESFRRDENGKLQRRNLEIDFVVNRHDERLYIQSAYALPDKEKVDQEQASLLNVNDGFRKLIILGDRYRSGYNEEGILMMSLSDFLLGKENKR; from the coding sequence ATGTATTTTGAGCGAAAGGAATATCTAGATAAGCTCATCTCTGCCGAAGGCAATGGGATGATAAAGATTATCACTGGCATCCGCCGATGTGGTAAATCTTTTCTTCTTTTCAACATCTTTTGCAAGTATTTGCTTGAAAGAGGTGTTGCGGAAGACCATATCATACAAGTAAATCTTGAAGACCGTAGAAACAAGAAACTCCGTGACCCGGATGCACTCTTAGAGTATATTGATGCTCAGATGGTAGATAAGGAGAAGTATTACATTCTTCTTGATGAGGTTCAGATGGTAAAGGAGTTTGAGGATGTGCTCAACTCTTATCTCCATGTAGAGAATGCTGAGGTGTACGTAACTGGTTCCAATGCCCGGTTCTTGTCAAAGGATGTAATCACGGAGTTCAGAGGGCGAGGATGGGAAATCCGAATTCATCCATTGAGCTTTTCTGAATACTACGAGGTTGTAGGAGGAGAGGTGCAACAAGCTTTGGAAACCTATTATCTTTATGGTGGATTGCCTGCTGTGGTGCAGATGGAAAGTCCTGAAGCCAAGCAAAACTATCTTCGAGAGATTTATGAGACCGTTTATCTGAAAGATGTATTGGACCGAAATCGCTTGAAGAATCCTGAGGGAATGAAAGAGCTGGTACGTCTCCTTGCATCTACGATAGGTTCTTGTACCAATGTCTTGAAAATCTCCAATACGTTTAAGTCGGCTGGTGGAGTAGAGATAAGTGGCAATACTATCAGCAAGTATTTGGAGAACCTTCAGGATTCCTTCATCATCAGCGAGGCTTTGCGCTATGATGTGAAAGGTCGCAAGTACATAGGTGTTGGTACCAAGTATTACTTCGAGGACTTAGGTATTCGAAATGCTGTGCTTGATTTCCGACAGATAGAATTCACTCATATTATGGAGAACGTTATTTATAACGAGCTTCGCAAACAAGGCTATGGTGTGGATGTCGGTGTAGTGGAGAGCTTCAGGCGGGATGAGAATGGCAAGCTGCAGCGTAGGAATCTTGAGATTGATTTCGTGGTGAACCGTCATGATGAACGCCTCTATATTCAGTCGGCTTACGCCTTGCCGGATAAGGAGAAGGTAGATCAGGAGCAGGCTTCTCTTTTGAATGTAAACGATGGCTTTCGCAAGCTGATTATCCTAGGGGATAGATATCGTTCGGGTTATAATGAAGAAGGCATTCTGATGATGAGCCTCTCCGATTTTCTCTTGGGGAAAGAAAATAAGAGATAG
- a CDS encoding FprA family A-type flavoprotein, whose translation MTEITNKIYYVGVNDRNKHRFEGLWPLPNGVSYNSYIIDDEKVALVDTVEVDFFTQFLENIHEVIGDREIDYLIINHMEPDHSGSIALIKKYYPNIKIVGNKKTLGMLEGFYGVTDDVVEVKNGETLSLGNRELSFVLIPMVHWPETMVTLDAKNKVLFSGDAFGCFGALNGGIIDTEINCETFWLEMVRYYSNIVGKYGVPVQNALKKLAGVELDYICSTHGPVWHEHIEKVIGMYDKMSKYETEPGLVICYGTMYGNTERMAEIIAHAASKAGVKNIVMYNISKTHHSYILRDIFRYKGLIVGAPTYNAGLYHEMEVLLSELANKDIKNHLLGWYGSHCWASKAVAKIQEWNDTKLHYEAVGEPVDMKQAITPEVKAQCEALGKAMAEKLLAE comes from the coding sequence ATGACTGAGATTACAAACAAGATTTATTACGTAGGTGTTAACGACCGCAACAAGCATCGTTTTGAGGGCCTCTGGCCTTTGCCTAACGGAGTGAGCTACAACTCTTATATCATTGACGATGAGAAGGTAGCGCTGGTAGATACTGTAGAGGTTGATTTCTTCACCCAGTTCCTCGAGAATATTCACGAGGTGATTGGCGACCGAGAAATCGATTACCTCATCATCAACCACATGGAACCTGACCACAGCGGTTCTATCGCCCTCATCAAGAAATATTACCCTAACATCAAGATTGTGGGCAACAAGAAGACGCTGGGAATGCTCGAAGGCTTCTACGGCGTAACAGATGACGTGGTAGAGGTGAAGAATGGCGAAACCCTTTCATTGGGCAACCGCGAGCTGAGCTTCGTTCTCATCCCTATGGTTCACTGGCCAGAGACCATGGTAACGCTCGATGCAAAGAACAAGGTGCTCTTCTCAGGTGATGCGTTCGGCTGCTTCGGTGCGCTGAACGGCGGAATCATCGATACGGAAATCAACTGCGAGACTTTCTGGCTGGAGATGGTTCGCTACTATTCAAACATTGTGGGTAAGTATGGCGTTCCTGTGCAGAATGCATTGAAGAAACTGGCTGGCGTGGAGCTGGACTACATCTGCTCAACCCATGGTCCGGTTTGGCACGAGCATATTGAGAAGGTAATCGGCATGTATGATAAGATGTCGAAGTATGAGACGGAGCCGGGCCTCGTTATCTGCTACGGCACCATGTACGGCAATACCGAGCGCATGGCTGAAATCATCGCCCATGCGGCAAGCAAGGCTGGCGTGAAGAATATCGTAATGTACAACATCTCGAAGACTCACCACAGCTACATCCTGCGCGACATCTTCCGCTACAAGGGCCTTATCGTGGGTGCTCCAACCTACAATGCCGGACTTTATCACGAGATGGAGGTTCTCCTCTCCGAACTTGCCAACAAGGACATCAAGAACCACCTCCTTGGCTGGTACGGTTCTCATTGCTGGGCAAGCAAGGCTGTGGCTAAGATTCAGGAGTGGAACGATACCAAGCTCCACTACGAGGCAGTGGGCGAGCCTGTGGATATGAAGCAGGCGATTACTCCAGAGGTAAAGGCACAGTGCGAGGCTCTGGGTAAGGCAATGGCTGAGAAGCTGCTGGCAGAATAA
- a CDS encoding carbohydrate kinase family protein — translation MRKVIGIGETVLDIIFKGGKPIEAVPGGSSFNAVISLGRAGVNASFISEAGNDRIGEYVIQFLRDNGVNADNVSIFPESKSPLSLAFLDENNNADYIFYKDHPHDQLEFATPEINPGDIVLFGSFFALNPVVRPQVAGFLEYAKEHGAILYYDINFRASHQNEIMKITPNLIENLEMADFVRGSHEDFGILYKKPEADKVYNAEISFYCKKFICTQGAEPVEVRAENGFAKSYPSEKMKPVSTIGAGDNFNAGFVFGLIKDGITREDIDRGLSEAQWDSLLKSAQEFSTECCKDIYNYISKEFGEQKKKEL, via the coding sequence ATGCGCAAAGTAATAGGAATAGGAGAAACCGTGCTTGATATCATCTTCAAGGGCGGCAAGCCGATAGAGGCAGTACCGGGTGGCTCATCATTCAATGCAGTCATCTCGTTGGGCCGTGCAGGTGTAAATGCTTCGTTTATCAGTGAGGCGGGCAACGACCGCATAGGAGAGTATGTGATTCAGTTTTTGAGAGATAATGGGGTGAATGCTGACAATGTGAGCATCTTTCCGGAATCGAAGTCACCGCTCTCGCTGGCTTTCCTCGACGAGAACAACAATGCCGACTACATCTTCTACAAGGATCATCCTCACGACCAGCTGGAGTTTGCCACACCGGAAATCAATCCTGGCGACATCGTGCTCTTCGGTTCGTTCTTCGCTCTGAATCCTGTGGTCCGTCCTCAGGTTGCCGGCTTCCTGGAGTATGCGAAGGAGCACGGCGCTATTCTTTATTACGACATCAACTTCCGTGCTTCTCATCAGAATGAAATCATGAAGATTACGCCTAATCTGATAGAGAACCTGGAGATGGCTGATTTCGTACGCGGAAGCCACGAGGACTTCGGGATCCTCTACAAGAAACCGGAGGCGGATAAGGTTTATAATGCCGAAATCAGTTTCTACTGCAAGAAGTTTATCTGCACCCAGGGTGCTGAGCCTGTAGAGGTTCGTGCCGAGAACGGCTTTGCCAAGAGTTATCCTTCGGAGAAGATGAAACCGGTGAGCACTATCGGAGCTGGCGATAATTTCAATGCCGGTTTCGTTTTCGGACTGATCAAGGATGGAATCACCCGCGAGGACATCGACCGCGGCTTATCTGAGGCGCAATGGGATAGCCTGCTGAAGAGTGCCCAGGAGTTCTCCACCGAATGCTGCAAGGACATCTACAATTATATTTCCAAGGAATTCGGAGAGCAAAAGAAGAAAGAATTATAA
- a CDS encoding M16 family metallopeptidase: protein MKYNTYILDNGLRIIHLPSDSKVVYCGYQINAGTRNEEPGEEGLAHFCEHVTFKGTERRKAWHILNCLESVGGDLNAYTNKEGTVYYSAILKEHIARAVDLLTDIVFHSVYPQAEIDKEVEVICDEIESYNDSPAELIYDEFENIIFKGSPLGHNILGTAEQVRSFKTEDALRFTRKLYRPDNAIFFAYGDIDFNKLVRLLKKSFLSEERRVKSEETTFGDRRESQFNSPEAQAQFNIQHSTFNTQHSFEGQTIVMQKNTHQAHVMIGTLAYDVNDSRRMPLYLLNNMLGGPGMNAKLNLALREHNGLVYTVESTMVAYGDTGIWSIYFGCDEHDVKRCLRLVRKELDKFMQKPLSEAQLKAAKKQIKGQVGVACDNRENFALDFGKSFLHYGWEKNVDRLYEQVDEITAEQIQAVAQELFDKDRLTTLIFR from the coding sequence ATGAAATACAATACTTATATACTCGATAATGGCCTCCGCATCATCCACCTGCCTTCAGACAGCAAGGTGGTGTATTGCGGTTACCAGATTAACGCCGGCACCCGAAACGAGGAGCCGGGCGAAGAAGGACTTGCCCACTTCTGCGAGCACGTTACTTTCAAGGGCACAGAGCGCCGCAAGGCGTGGCACATTCTCAACTGTCTGGAGAGCGTGGGAGGCGATCTGAACGCCTACACCAACAAGGAGGGCACGGTTTATTACTCCGCCATCCTCAAGGAGCACATCGCAAGAGCCGTAGATCTGCTCACCGACATCGTTTTCCATTCGGTTTATCCGCAAGCGGAAATCGACAAGGAGGTAGAGGTAATCTGCGATGAGATAGAGAGTTACAACGATTCTCCTGCCGAACTGATTTATGATGAATTCGAAAATATCATCTTCAAGGGTTCGCCGCTGGGCCACAATATTCTGGGCACAGCCGAGCAGGTTCGCTCGTTCAAGACAGAAGATGCGCTGCGCTTTACAAGAAAGCTTTACCGGCCGGATAATGCGATATTCTTCGCTTACGGAGACATTGACTTCAATAAGCTGGTAAGACTCTTGAAGAAGAGCTTTTTAAGTGAAGAACGAAGGGTGAAGAGTGAAGAAACAACGTTCGGCGACCGAAGGGAAAGCCAATTCAATAGTCCAGAGGCGCAAGCTCAATTCAACATTCAACACTCAACATTCAACACTCAACACTCCTTCGAGGGGCAGACGATTGTGATGCAGAAGAATACGCATCAGGCTCATGTGATGATTGGAACCCTCGCCTACGATGTGAATGACAGCCGCAGAATGCCGCTCTATCTGCTCAACAATATGCTGGGCGGACCGGGAATGAACGCCAAGCTGAACCTAGCCTTGCGCGAGCACAACGGACTGGTTTACACCGTAGAGAGCACAATGGTGGCTTATGGCGATACGGGCATTTGGAGCATTTATTTCGGCTGCGATGAGCACGACGTGAAGCGCTGCCTCCGCCTGGTTCGCAAGGAACTGGATAAGTTCATGCAGAAACCGCTGAGCGAGGCGCAGCTCAAGGCCGCCAAGAAGCAGATAAAGGGACAGGTAGGCGTGGCTTGCGACAACCGCGAGAACTTTGCCCTCGACTTCGGCAAGAGCTTCCTTCACTATGGCTGGGAGAAGAATGTAGACCGTCTCTACGAGCAGGTGGATGAGATTACTGCCGAACAGATACAGGCTGTAGCTCAGGAGTTGTTTGATAAAGACAGGCTCACCACGCTGATTTTCAGATAA
- a CDS encoding WbqC family protein: MKALLSSTYFGPIQWYQKLNRYDECLIERHESFIKQTYRNRMLIPTTNGPLALTIPTNHDISLSMKDIRISDHANWRHVHWNALLSAYGESPFFEYYQDDIRPFYEKKYEFLFDFNMETTAKMIELLDIRPKISVTDEYVLSEERKVKSEEFNSPEAQAQFNIQHSTFNTQISDFRDAIRPKKPLPDPEFESKRYYQVYGQKHGFLPNMSILDLLFNEGNEAIFFL, from the coding sequence TTGAAAGCCCTTCTTTCTTCCACATATTTCGGCCCCATCCAGTGGTACCAGAAGCTGAATCGCTACGATGAATGCCTGATAGAGCGCCACGAGAGCTTTATCAAGCAAACCTATCGTAACCGCATGCTCATCCCTACCACCAACGGTCCTCTTGCGCTCACCATCCCCACCAATCACGATATCTCCCTGTCGATGAAGGACATCCGCATCTCCGACCACGCCAACTGGCGCCACGTGCACTGGAATGCGCTCCTTTCCGCCTATGGCGAGAGCCCTTTCTTCGAGTATTATCAGGACGACATCCGTCCCTTCTACGAGAAGAAATACGAGTTCCTCTTCGATTTCAACATGGAGACAACCGCGAAGATGATAGAACTCCTCGACATCCGTCCAAAGATAAGCGTTACTGACGAATACGTTTTAAGTGAAGAACGAAAAGTGAAGAGTGAAGAATTCAATAGCCCTGAGGCGCAAGCCCAATTCAACATTCAACACTCAACATTCAACACTCAGATAAGTGATTTCCGCGATGCGATTCGCCCCAAGAAACCGCTCCCTGACCCCGAATTCGAGTCGAAGCGCTATTACCAGGTTTACGGGCAGAAACACGGTTTTCTGCCCAATATGAGCATCCTTGACCTCCTTTTTAATGAAGGCAACGAGGCGATATTCTTCCTATAA
- a CDS encoding S26 family signal peptidase: MKTAVKFLIALVLSLLLAWAVRTYVFTIFSVPQGGLPPQLKAGNRVIVNRIDCENFGRGDVVVFTDTVVYQPKNQRRKRVFESHFIGRIEKLPGDTLRIDTVQFVIPTICCKRCGCKDCRFYLLKTPTGQQLVHKHQMIGKAHKLF; the protein is encoded by the coding sequence TTGAAGACTGCCGTCAAATTCCTGATAGCATTGGTGTTGTCGCTGCTCCTGGCTTGGGCAGTGCGCACCTATGTCTTCACTATCTTCTCGGTGCCTCAGGGTGGGCTTCCGCCCCAGCTGAAGGCAGGCAACCGGGTGATAGTGAACAGGATTGACTGCGAAAATTTCGGGCGTGGCGATGTGGTTGTATTCACCGATACGGTGGTTTACCAGCCCAAGAACCAGCGCCGCAAGCGTGTCTTCGAGTCTCATTTCATAGGCAGGATAGAGAAGCTTCCGGGCGATACGCTGCGCATCGACACCGTGCAGTTCGTCATCCCAACCATCTGCTGCAAGCGCTGCGGCTGCAAGGATTGCCGCTTCTATCTCTTGAAGACGCCAACCGGCCAGCAGCTCGTCCACAAGCACCAGATGATAGGCAAAGCCCATAAGCTGTTCTAG
- the lepB gene encoding signal peptidase I, which translates to MIDKEKQKLNMKVQWAKFAVVLALYLLFLVWVESWLGLIVVPFIFDVYITKKIHWQWWKDEEGPIRFIMSWVDALVFALVAVYFINLFFFQNYVIPSSSLEKSLLTGDYLFVSKVSYGPRIPETPLTMPLTQHTMPLVNVKSYIEWPHWDYRRVKGLGNVKLNDIVVFNYPAGDTLVNEERYQANDYYQMVYSIGDQLMQQNGQEKDVRAMNPLQQRHYFEQVYATGRNYISSMPGEYGDIISRPTDRRENYVKRCVGLPGQTLQIKNRIVYLNGKANKEPDNVQYTYKMKLKGEFPIDLADKLGITNEDLLMYNQSGVIPLTKKAYMALKANRNLVESISINTDATYGDLYPLNAYTGWTRDNYGPIWIPKKGESIALTLKNLPVYERCIKVYEHNDLKVDNAGRIFINGKQAKSYTFKLDYYWMMGDNRHNSADSRYWGFVPEDHIVGKPIFIWWSHSPDHPGFSGIRWNRLFTFVDNIK; encoded by the coding sequence ATGATAGATAAAGAGAAACAAAAACTCAATATGAAGGTACAGTGGGCGAAGTTCGCAGTGGTTCTCGCCCTCTATCTCCTCTTTCTGGTTTGGGTAGAAAGCTGGTTGGGACTCATTGTGGTTCCGTTCATCTTCGATGTTTACATCACCAAGAAGATTCACTGGCAGTGGTGGAAGGATGAGGAAGGTCCTATCCGCTTCATCATGAGCTGGGTAGATGCGCTGGTGTTCGCACTCGTAGCGGTTTATTTCATCAACCTCTTCTTCTTCCAGAACTATGTGATTCCGTCTTCCTCTCTCGAAAAGAGTCTCCTTACGGGCGATTATCTCTTTGTGAGCAAGGTAAGCTACGGTCCTCGCATTCCTGAAACTCCGCTCACCATGCCGCTCACCCAGCACACCATGCCGCTGGTCAACGTGAAGAGCTACATAGAGTGGCCTCACTGGGATTACCGCCGCGTAAAGGGTTTGGGCAACGTGAAGCTCAACGACATCGTGGTGTTCAACTATCCTGCAGGCGATACGCTCGTCAATGAGGAGCGCTATCAGGCGAATGATTACTATCAGATGGTTTACAGCATCGGCGACCAGCTGATGCAGCAGAACGGACAGGAAAAGGATGTGCGCGCGATGAACCCATTGCAGCAGCGCCACTATTTTGAGCAGGTTTATGCTACAGGCCGCAACTACATCAGCAGCATGCCGGGCGAATATGGCGACATCATCAGCCGTCCTACCGACCGCCGCGAGAACTATGTAAAGCGCTGCGTGGGCTTGCCTGGACAGACCCTGCAGATCAAGAACCGCATCGTTTATCTGAACGGAAAGGCGAATAAGGAGCCTGATAACGTGCAGTATACTTATAAGATGAAGCTCAAGGGCGAGTTCCCTATCGACCTTGCCGATAAGTTGGGAATCACCAACGAAGACCTGCTGATGTATAATCAGAGCGGCGTGATTCCACTCACAAAGAAGGCTTACATGGCGCTGAAGGCAAACAGAAACCTCGTAGAGAGCATCTCTATCAATACCGATGCAACCTATGGCGACCTCTATCCGCTCAACGCCTATACCGGCTGGACAAGAGATAATTACGGTCCGATTTGGATTCCGAAGAAGGGCGAGAGCATCGCTCTTACGCTGAAGAATCTGCCTGTATACGAGCGCTGCATCAAGGTTTACGAGCACAACGACCTGAAGGTAGACAACGCCGGCCGTATCTTCATCAATGGCAAGCAGGCGAAGAGCTACACCTTCAAGCTCGACTACTACTGGATGATGGGCGACAACCGCCACAACTCAGCCGACAGCCGCTACTGGGGGTTTGTGCCTGAGGACCACATCGTGGGCAAGCCTATCTTCATCTGGTGGAGCCACAGCCCAGATCATCCGGGCTTCTCAGGCATCCGTTGGAACCGCCTCTTCACTTTCGTAGACAATATTAAGTAA
- the dapB gene encoding 4-hydroxy-tetrahydrodipicolinate reductase: MKIALIGYGKMGHMIEEIALQRGHEIVCKIDVNNPEDIDSPEFCSADVAIEFTNPTAAYGNYLKAFSHNVKVVSGSTGWMKDHKEDVEKLCAGGKQTLFWASNFSIGVAIFSAVNRYLAKIMNGFPQYSVCMQETHHVHKLDAPSGTAITLAEEIIDNIDRKKDWKRGVTYWTEDGHHDEGDANITDEDLVINCVRDGEVPGIHAVMYDSDADMITIEHSAHSRKGFALGAVLAAEFTANHSGLLTTSDLFKF; the protein is encoded by the coding sequence ATGAAAATAGCTTTGATCGGCTACGGAAAGATGGGACACATGATCGAGGAGATCGCCCTGCAGCGTGGCCACGAAATCGTATGTAAGATTGACGTGAATAACCCTGAGGATATCGACAGTCCGGAGTTCTGCTCTGCCGATGTTGCCATTGAGTTTACCAACCCTACTGCCGCTTACGGCAACTATCTGAAGGCTTTCTCTCACAACGTGAAGGTGGTTTCAGGTTCAACAGGTTGGATGAAAGACCATAAGGAAGACGTGGAGAAACTCTGCGCCGGCGGTAAGCAGACCCTCTTCTGGGCGTCTAACTTCAGCATCGGTGTGGCCATTTTCTCTGCCGTAAACCGCTATCTGGCTAAAATCATGAACGGTTTTCCACAGTACTCAGTATGCATGCAGGAAACCCACCATGTTCATAAGCTCGATGCGCCATCTGGAACAGCCATCACCCTTGCCGAGGAAATCATCGACAACATCGACCGTAAGAAGGATTGGAAGCGTGGCGTTACTTACTGGACTGAGGATGGTCATCACGATGAGGGCGATGCAAACATTACCGATGAGGATTTGGTCATCAACTGCGTACGCGATGGTGAGGTTCCGGGAATCCACGCCGTGATGTATGATTCAGATGCTGATATGATTACCATCGAGCACAGCGCCCACTCACGCAAGGGTTTCGCCCTGGGAGCCGTTCTCGCAGCCGAGTTTACAGCCAACCATTCCGGCTTGCTCACCACATCAGATTTATTTAAGTTCTAA
- a CDS encoding acyl-CoA thioesterase, whose protein sequence is MSKYIFETKMEVRDYECDIEGIVNNANYLHYMEHTRHLFLKECGLSFAEMHNKGVDAVVARMNLQYKVPLQCDDEFFSRLWLEKQGVRYVFHQDIFRAKDEKLCLKATVELVCLINGKLGNSEDYDKAFEKYFSSQG, encoded by the coding sequence ATGAGCAAATACATATTTGAGACAAAGATGGAAGTGAGGGATTACGAGTGCGATATTGAGGGCATCGTGAACAACGCCAACTATCTGCACTACATGGAGCATACCCGCCATCTCTTCCTGAAGGAATGCGGCCTCAGCTTTGCCGAAATGCACAACAAGGGCGTGGATGCTGTGGTGGCGAGAATGAACCTGCAGTATAAGGTTCCGCTGCAATGCGATGATGAATTCTTCTCGCGTCTGTGGCTGGAGAAGCAGGGCGTGAGATATGTTTTCCATCAGGACATCTTCCGTGCCAAGGACGAGAAACTCTGCCTCAAGGCAACCGTAGAGCTCGTCTGCCTCATCAACGGAAAGCTGGGCAACAGCGAAGACTACGACAAGGCATTCGAGAAATATTTCTCATCCCAAGGTTAA